The stretch of DNA ATCAACacctaaaatgcaagcgaaaccgcgggcgataaacagtaatatataaaacagaatttcatttatattttacgtaCAATCTCAAAGGGAAAAATAcactatttattcatattatatttgaaattcacGTGTCATTGCGTTGcagttattcaaatataaataaagatacctTTTCCAAACACATACAGTGACAAAAACctaattattatcaatgaacCGTGCAGATATGTTCATACGGGTCGACGAATGTATTTGTGAATTCCCCTAACAGTGTTCATTATAACCGACAGAATGTTTAATTGATAGCGCCCGTTATAATAACACCATACACTAATAATTCATGTAATTAGTAGCGTTTATACACACCAATAGGTATAAATGAGGCGTTTCAATGTAATGTTTAACTtgaaaaaaactactgaaccaatATTTGTGTACAAAAAATGTATCTGAAAAGACGCAGCGCGTTTCGGAGAAAGttctactatataatatacatattttatacaagtaaCTGCGTTTTCTAGTTTCGCTCACTTTAAATTAAGACTATTGACGTGACGAGCGTGAAATTCACGTTATAAATAAACGGATACGAAACCGTGTTTACTCATGACGTCACACGGGGACATTGTTATCGACAAAATCTTTTTAGGATACCGTTcaagcgtatagtacgacacaaattagatgtagcatcggcaaaattcataaaacacatccgaattattctaaattatcaatatgtatttgttatgttatgtttatgacctttacacaaacgtaataacttgtaacatcatatattcgtcgatttgacatgtcgatttacaggcacttgctttctcgagttgaactgacgcgagaatagcattgaatggcgcgatagagagctatttctattggttgtataaatcggcagtaattggttttattcaatttgccgatgctacttcgatctaagttgtgtcgtactatacttttatATGGTGTAAAGTCATTGGAATTGATCAAAAATCTAAATCCGCAATTACATACGCGAAATAAACTTCTATATAAAGGGCCTTATACATACTCATTATATAACGTTTGTATGTATACTCTATATGCATAATCGTGCTAATCGATTATGTTTGCGTTGACATATATCTGGccttcagtttttttttataaatttcattcgaACGTTACGAAGACCCAATACTGTTATATTTCATActtttactttgtatttataccATAAGAAAACcatttaagaataaattgtatatgaaaaaaataaacctttttttagaatcattctattaatttatcaaatggGGGGCCAATTCTACTGTTTTAACGATTCCGATACGTCCCCGAAATTAAATCATCGTGTAATTAGAATAGGAATACGCCGAAAGGGCTTGATTACGTTTCGGTTCGAAAAAATAAGACATTTGGTTAGTAGAATTAGCCCTCTGGCAAAGTTATTGTTCTTGAAAGGAACTTGTTAATCAGCGCCAATAGCGTTACAAAATGTCTTTGTGTAATAGTTGTGTTAACTTTGCTTGCGATGCAGGCTCACTTTGTATTacatattagttttaattttaatatttttcaattatatagattaaaaaacatcaaacacaacacaataattatattaagtacaaACTTTTTTACCTTCTGTGCTCAATAGATAGGCatggaacaaaataaatttattattacaataatgaaaTCATTATAATGTTGTTTCAATCTAtaatgctaaaataaaaaataaaatgaaatattaacattgtGAGGAATCCTGATGTCACCGAAACTTTACACTTTAGTATTCACCAACTTATGTTAAGTAGCTTGAAGGAATTAGTTAATCTTTTTACCTCAAGCAGTGAAGGATCatttacacaacaacaacaatagcctgtaaattcccactgctgggataaagacctcctctccctttgaggaggtttggaacatattccaccacgctgttccaatgtgggttggtggaatacacatgtagcagaatttctatgaaattagtcacatgcaggtttcctcacgatgttttccttcaccgctgagcacgagatgaattataaagacaaattaagcacatgaatcagcagtgcttgcctgggttctaacccgcaataatcggttaagacgcacgcgttctaaccactgggacatctcgactcGCGAAATTTACACAACTTGGCATATTTAGtggttttactttactttatacttcaaattaaaatttacgggTTTTATTGTATAGTTCAAATCATACtactttaaatttcaaataaatgacaATGGAATAAAGCTGTTGTCAGTCAAACTACGTATCCTTTTTAAGCCTGTATATAAAAAGgggttttatatttagtttctgTTGATCAGTTTCGTTTTCAGAGTGTTAAAAAACTTTCAATAATTTCTTGTCTATCTTTGttttgtgttataaaaatattcctgTATGTTTTAACTATGTcatttatgtttacaataaCCTTTATTCTATGTTACACTACTATCATTACccaatatttaagttttaattacacaCATAAGATTTTCTGCTTCATCCCAACTAGACTATTaatgagattttttattttagttcatataatagtgtatgaattatattatacctGTTTTTTCTCCATCTTTGCCTTGATGTCTCTCGCTAATGTATAGAATGCAAACTCAACATTTAGTGAGTCCTTGGCGGATGTTTCTACAAATTTAATctgatattctactgctaattGTTCACCTCTTTCTTTTGATACctgaaattttacaaaatttgtttaacaGCAGTCAATATCATGCCAAGACATTGAATGATTTAAAACTGATGGATCTTTTACTAATACCTTAACTGTACTACTCGCACTAAGCACTAAGCACTCAGCTAACACAAAAtagatgtatttatattaaacatgtaAAAATGAGCATAACTCTAGTGTATTCTTATTGAAACAAGATTTGATTAAAGCAGGAAAACTCTAATAAACTACATACAattgttttcataataatatttgattattattaacaagCAATTCACATATTGCTGTAGCAATgtgtttataacaatttatataaattatgttggGTCTTTTGCAGTCAATTaatatgttcatgtaatttgtttgattgttaaTGAACGTGAAACTGTGCTAGCATATTGTTATCCtaactaataaatatgtttgtatattcaGTTACCTGTCTCTTTGCATCCAAGTCGCATTTATTACCAAGAATCATTTTTTCCACATCAGCACTTGCATTTTCTTCAATATTTCTAatccaattttttatattttcaaaactctTTTCGTTTGTAACATCATAAACAAGCATTATGCCCATAGAACCTCTATAGTAAGCCGTTGTTATCGTACGGAATCTTTCCTGACCCGCGGTATCCCTAGAACGTTACAAATTTTTGATTCACTGAATAACGAACTTTCACAGGAAACCCAAAATGAACTGTGAAACTTACCATAtctgtaactttacttttttaccgTCGAGGTCtattgttcgaattttaaagtcaatacCTGAAACAATTCGTTGTTTAAGtagtcaattaattaaaattagtgtGTATGATGTCATAAATAGTTCACGCGTTTAATTCTCTAAGGGCTCCATTTGAGGAGGAGCCGCGCCCTTTTTTGAACTTATTGTGAAGAAACATCCTACAGCGATACAAAAAATCGTGATGACaattacgtataaaaaataaactttctgaCAATAACCTTTGATACAAAGACTTAAAGCACTCACCGATGGTTGATATAAATGAGATATTGAACGCATCTTcagaaaatctaaataaaatagacGTTTTCCCTACACCAGAATCACCTATcagaagtaatttaaataaataatcgtaaGTTTTTGCCATTTTTTCTATCAATCTGATTACAAGACACACAACCACTCATTTGGCATTTTTGAGTAATCGCTAGTGATGTGCGTAGACAATGATATCGTAAAGTGACGTTTGTTGTATTCGTTTGCTCGATTTCAagttattatactaataatttatttaataatcaaatatactatgtatttttaatcaaaatgaatttaatacatttaattatatttttattggcgTACGCTTTTTAAAgttttgagtttttttaaagatatagaaattgaaatatagaaaatcaatatttacttaTCATTATACTTTACATTTGCTGTTTTGTGAATGAtctcttatattatttattaacaaggaAATACATTGAGTGAAAGATTCTGATCCGCTaaatatgcataaaaaatatatgcttgtcaatgtcaaattaaatgtttcaaaataGCTTGATTCAAAAGAGCGGCGTTTGTATCGTACACCTCACATAAAACTTTAGTTTCTTCTTAAGTATAAGTTTACTTTCGTTTTAGTACCTTATTATAATGAACTGATGTTGTAAACATTtggaaaaatgttttatcacGTAATTAATTTTGGATTTGTTGACATTTATCCTAATTTAAATCATgtacaaattaaacaataaccCTAAACAAACTTGCAGATATCTTTGGAACACGAAATTTTATTACATCCTCGGTATTTCGGACCACAGCTACTAGATACGGTTAAACAGAAACTTTATACAGAAGTAGAAGGTACTTGTACAGGCaagtaagtaatttaaattaagttttttgcCTGTAATTTATCATTCATCTGTTTACTTGGACCTTCATATGTTGGTTCATGACTAACTCAGATAACTCATTTTTAAGAAACTGCTTATGTTATTAGGTCTCTctcatttttaatgtttacatgatttactttaaaaatacatacttgCAGATATGGATTTGTTATAGCTGTAACTACAATAGACAGCATAGGAGCCGGACTCATTCAGCCAGGGCAAGGCTTTGTTGTGTATCCggttaaatataaagcaattgTGTTCCGACCTTTCAAAGGAGAAGTTCTTGACGCAATAGTCACACAAGTTAATAAGGtatgcattaataaatatatttataagtcatCGACAAAGATGTTAATTTTACTCATTTGGGTAGTCTTTAATTGATCAGATTGCTGATTCCACATGATTGTCTAACAGTCAACTATTTGTTCAACCCTCCACATGTAGAGATGTAGTTTGTGGATATTAGTCGATGTTCATTACTGTTGGGATGTTGCGATGGCAGCAAATCATTCCCAGATTAAAAGAGTTGGTCAAATCACACAAATAACCCCCCCATATATAATTATCTAGGTATAGCGTAGATGATAGTTACTTGATATATTGTGAGTTGGGAAAAATTTGCATGTTGGACAGTTAGATGAAATTGTAGAACTAGCATTCATGTTAAGAGTTCACAAGAGACAGCAATATCATAATAAGATAGCTACAGTAGACATTTTACAAAGGAGAGACAGTGCAGGAGATATTATGGAGCATATGTGCACACCATAGTTGGGTTTCTTTCTCATTGTGGATGGATACTAAAAAtcttatcaacatttaaatacaacaatacactATTgcgctatttatataaaaatgaactgtattttataatcattttatactttttgttaACAGGTTGGAATGTTTGCTCAAATTGGTCCTCTAAGTTGTTTTATTTCACATCATGTAAGTATTTTTCAAAGCTCATTTAGATCATCATATAGGTAgatcaaaatcattttttttgtaaataaaagaatTGAATTCTTAATTCATTTTATGTACTCCTTCTTTTCTAATTTGTTTATACcttaatttctaattaaataagtaatttaaacattaatcattttattataaaaaaaatcgaaaatcaTGTTGTATATAGTATACCATTACGTTTTTAGTAGTAGTCGCCCTCATCTTTGCTCACGTTTTACGGTattggttgttatgtgttagacaaaaaaatagcctttcttggagttcaagtgtgcttcgtaccaaatttcatctaatttggTTTAGGGGTTTAGTTCTGAAAGAGCTGACAGACTgactgacagacagatagagttactttcacatttataatattattacagattaattattattttaactttaaacattgttttattacagtCAATTCCTGCAGATATGGAATTTTGTCCGAATGTAAATCCCCCATGTTACAAGAGTAAACAGGAAGATAATGTCATACAGGAAGAGGACGTTATCAGGTTGAAGATTGTGGGTACGAGAGTTGATGCTACTGGCATTGTAAGTtgattttatatagaaataaatgccttgaaagttaaatatatatacaatgtgTGGATAGTTAaataaactacttttttttcttttccagTTTGCCATCGGAACTCTTATGGATGACTACTTAGGTTTAGtgacacaataatatatataattttttttttaaataaattaataaataaattataaaatgaaacacaaaGTCTTtattgttcatatttatttggCATTCAAATAATAGTGTAAAATTCATATGCATGTAACAAAAACAATCCATCAAAAAAGGACAAAATATTTGGACATTTCAGTCTATTTGGGCAGTATGTGTGTGACCTTTGACCGT from Vanessa cardui chromosome 20, ilVanCard2.1, whole genome shotgun sequence encodes:
- the LOC124538239 gene encoding ras-related protein Rab-8A isoform X1; the encoded protein is MAKTYDYLFKLLLIGDSGVGKTSILFRFSEDAFNISFISTIGIDFKIRTIDLDGKKVKLQIWDTAGQERFRTITTAYYRGSMGIMLVYDVTNEKSFENIKNWIRNIEENASADVEKMILGNKCDLDAKRQVSKERGEQLAVEYQIKFVETSAKDSLNVEFAFYTLARDIKAKMEKKQKEASNPPGGRTGAHQLRANEQQRKPTSWLSRCSVL
- the LOC124538239 gene encoding ras-related protein Rab-8A isoform X2, with the protein product MAKTYDYLFKLLLIGDSGVGKTSILFRFSEDAFNISFISTIGIDFKIRTIDLDGKKVKLQIWDTAGQERFRTITTAYYRGSMGIMLVYDVTNEKSFENIKNWIRNIEENASADVEKMILGNKCDLDAKRQVSKERGEQLAVEYQIKFVETSAKDSLNVEFAFYTLARDIKAKMEKKQEASNPPGGRTGAHQLRANEQQRKPTSWLSRCSVL
- the LOC124538216 gene encoding DNA-directed RNA polymerase II subunit RPB7, producing MFYHISLEHEILLHPRYFGPQLLDTVKQKLYTEVEGTCTGKYGFVIAVTTIDSIGAGLIQPGQGFVVYPVKYKAIVFRPFKGEVLDAIVTQVNKVGMFAQIGPLSCFISHHSIPADMEFCPNVNPPCYKSKQEDNVIQEEDVIRLKIVGTRVDATGIFAIGTLMDDYLGLVTQ